Below is a window of Camelina sativa cultivar DH55 chromosome 11, Cs, whole genome shotgun sequence DNA.
aagggCAGAAAGCCTAAAATAAAAGTTCGAAGAAATGGTCTGGATAAGACTtagggaggaagaggaagaaaaaaaaaggagaaaggcCAAAGAAAGTCCGAGGAAAAATGTGCGAGTCGGAGAATGACCGAGCCAAGATTGAAGTGGTCGGATGTACGATCGAGACCTTAAGACCTATCGGGAGTTAGCGGTTTACGCAGAAAACTGCGTATGCGGAAGAGACGGTCAAGTACCGAGAAGGACAGTACGGTCCGAGAAGTGCCGGAAGGGACGGGAAGGACCGAAGAGAAAGGACCGAGAGTTGTCCGAGGAAAGATCGAGGGAGTCCGGAGGAACCGAACTCAGTCTGGACCGAGACCGACTCATGGCCGAGAGACGTCCGAACGATGTCGTACGTACCGGACGGTAGGACAGTGCGAGTTTTGCTGAAGAACGAACGGTTAGTGGCGGCATAATCATTATGTCTCTATGATTTAGACCAATCGAATTTCATGCAAGGGCGAGTGTAATACATGTGCCACATGCAAGTTCATGCTTGCCAAGTGGCTGGCGATTGGTTTACATGCGCCAAATGTAAGCTCATGTGTGCCATTTGTCAAAACGCACTAAGGGAAGAGAGGGGGAATGCTCGACCTATATATATGCCCCTTGAGAATTTTTCTCAttctctaaaaccctaaacacttAAAGCCTTCGATTTTGCTCTCAAATCCAAGTGAAGAGAGAGTGGTTCGAGAGGGTGAAGTTGTTGAGACGAGGGAGGCAGAAGCTGTTGCGGACGAAGAGAGTTGAGGAAGAGGCGCTGTCTGACGAGAGGAAGGGAGTTGTCTGATCCGCGGTGCAGTGAAGTCTGACCATCATCCGCTGCACCAGAGTGAGTTCTGCGGTAATTGTGTGTGGGGTGCTGCATTGATCTTTAGATCCTTGCATGTACCCTTTGCTTGTTGCATTTAGACTAGATTCATGTTAGAATCAGTTTAAATTGATGCATGCgaaatatggtaggattcatgctaaattcatgtttaaatgcacatagagtttgagctaggaatcaccatgcgaAAATGAATTTGGATGCATTTTAAAGTAAGTTGGacttgcttaaaatttggacaAAAGGGTTTGTATGCATGGTTAAATTTGAAGGATTTTACTTGCaatatttcttgcttaaaatcggttgcatgcatgaattaAATTGGTGAAGTTTATTTGCAANNNNNNNNNNNNNNNNNNNNNNNNNNNNNNNNNNNNNNNNNNNNNNNNNNNNNNNNNNNNNNNNNNNNNNNNNNNNNNNNNNNNNNNNNNNNNNNNNNNNNNNNNNNNNNNNNNNNNNNNNNNNNNNNNNNNNNNNNNNNNNNNNNNNNNNNNNNNNNNNNNNNNNNNNNNNNNNNNNNNNNNNNNNNNNNNNNNNNNNNNNNNNNNNNNNNNNNNNNNNNNNNNNNNNNNNNNNNNNNNNNNNNNNNNNNNNNNNNNNNNNNNNNNNNNNNNNNNNNNNNNNNNNNNNNNNNNNNNNNNNNNNNNNNNNNNNNNNNNNNNNNNNNNNNNNNNNNNNNNNNNNNNNNNNNNNNNNNNNNNNNNNNNNNNNNNNNNNNNNNNNNNNNNNNNNNNNNNNNNNNNNNNNNNNNNNNNNNNNNNNNNNNNNNNNNNNNNNNNNNNNNNNNNNNNNNNNNNNNNNNNNNNNNNNNNNNNNNNNNNNNNNNNNNNNNNNNNNNNNNNNNNNNNNNNNNNNNNNNNNNNNNNNNNNNNNNNNNNNNNNNNNNNNNNNNNNNNNNNNNNNNNNNNNNNNNNNNNNNNNNNNNNNNNNNNNNNNNNNNNNNNNNNNNNNNNNNNNNNNNNNNNNNNNNNNNNNNNNNNNNNNNNNNNNNNNNNNNNNNNNNNNNNNNNNNNNNNNNNNNNNNNNNNNNNNNNNNNNNNNNNNNNNNNNNNNNNNNNNNNNNNNNNNNNNNNNNNNNNNNNNNNNNNNNNNNNNNNNNNNNNNNNNNNNNNNNNNNNNNNNNNNNNNNNNNNNNNNNNNNNNNNNNNNNNNNNNNNNNNNNNNNNNNNNNNNNNNNNNNNNNNNNNNNNNNNNNNNTGCTCAGATCCGTAACTCGAGAATCAACGCTAGATCTACTACTACCGCATCTCTCGTGTCACGCTCCCTCTCGCAGCCGTTAGATCCGATTTCACCATCTCACAACTCTGTTGCTGACAAAgcagcggcggcggcggcgcGGAATCTGACGATAGATCAGGTACCACATCTTCTGAGAAAGATCTACGGTCCTTATAGTTATCAGAGGAAGAAATTAGCCGCTGCTAGATCCGTCtcgtcgatgatgatgatgaatattaATCCTCCTAATATGAATTCAGTTCTTGTTGTTGAACCCAGTAGTAGTGTGTTGAGTAGTGATGTGATTGCTCATTGATATTTGAAACTAGTTGCTCTTCCAAATCTGTAATCTTATGTTACAATTGGGGTATAATGTTCAATACTCATAATTAAGATTAAGACTCGTTATATAAccattattaaattttcaataaattatgtGTATTTACATCATTCATACAATTGATGATTTTAGCCttgttaatttaattatctTTGTTGGTTACATGTGAGGCATGTTTAAGCTTCTTAATGATTAGTCATCACCATCAATGAATTTAAAGAAAGTtgcttaaaatttattttattataaattttgaaaaaaaattagattaagaCTTCTTAAGAAACTGTAAAATTTAAAGGGTCCATTGATAGTTGCAAAAATTAGATTAAGAACTTCTTAAGAAACTGTAAAATTTAAAGGGTCCACTGATAGTTGCAAAAATTAGATTAAGAACTTCACTTCATCATTAGTTTATGCACTCTGATTTGTTTAGGAGTTGCCACTGTTATTCAACACAAAACAGACAAGATTACAACACATTGCAACACATTCCATCTCTAAACATCTCTTATTCTCCATCTTTGGGGTTCCAGCAACCTGAACTTCCACAGAAAAAGCAAGTGAGTATGTGAATGTCATGTCTGTGTGCTAGAGAAAGCAAGTGAAGAACACAAAGACTGCGTGAAAATACGGAGGAGCTGTTGGAGCTCAGTCTCTAGTAAAGATTGCTTGCTTGGTCACTAGTTCAGCTACAAATAACAAAGGGAAGGACGGCCGGAGCTCTGTACCATAGAGTTAGAATCTGTTGCAAAGGGAATCATGGGAGTAAAAACATCATTAGATCAGCTATTTTGAGGGTCattgtagtgaccctcactaagggCAGAAAGCCTAAAATAAAAGTTCGAAGAAATGGTCTGGATAAGACTtagggaggaagaggaagaaaaaaaaaggagaaaggcCAAAGAAAGTCCGAGGAAAAATGTGCGAGTCGGAGAATGACCGAGCCAAGATTGAAGTGGTCGGATGTACGATCGAGACCTTAAGACCTATCGGGAGTTAGCGGTTTACGCAGAAAACTGCGTATGCGGAAGAGACGGTCAAGTACCGAGAAGGACAGTACGGTCCGAGAAGTGCCGGAAGGGACGGGAAGGACCGAAGAGAAAGGACCGAGAGTTGTCCGAGGAAAGATCGAGGGAGTCCGGAGGAACCGAACTCAGTCTGGACCGAGACCGACTCATGGCCGAGAGACGTCCGAACGATGTCGTACGTACCGGACGGTAGGACAGTGCGAGTTTTGCTGAAGAACGAACGGTTAGTGGCGGCATAATCATTATGTCTCTATGATTTAGACCAATCGAATTTCATGCAAGGGCGAGTGTAATACATGTGCCACATGCAAGTTCATGCTTGCCAAGTGGCTGGCGATTGGTTTACATGCGCCAAATGTAAGCTCATGTGTGCCATTTGTCAAAACGCACTAAGGGAAGAGAGGGGGAATGCTCGACCTATATATATGCCCCTTGAGAATTTTTCTCAttctctaaaaccctaaacacttAAAGCCTTCGATTTTGCTCTCAAATCCAAGTGAAGAGAGAGTGGTTCGAGAGGGTGAAGTTGTTGAGACGAGGGAGGCAGAAGCTGTTGCGGACGAAGAGAGTTGAGGAAGAGGCGCTGTCTGACGAGAGGAAGGGAGTTGTCTGATCCGCGGTGCAGTGAAGTCTGACCATCATCCGCTGCACCAGAGTGAGTTCTGCGGTAATTGTGTGTGGGGTGCTGCATTGATCTTTAGATCCTTGCATGTACCCTTTGCTTGTTGCATTTAGACTAGATTCATGTTAGAATCAGTTTAAATTGATGCATGCgaaatatggtaggattcatgctaaat
It encodes the following:
- the LOC104726028 gene encoding uncharacterized protein LOC104726028 — its product is MKDISKSPARRNDRFHRYLKPGALAQIRNSRINARSTTTASLVSRSLSQPLDPISPSHNSVADKAAAAAARNLTIDQVPHLLRKIYGPYSYQRKKLAAARSVSSMMMMNINPPNMNSVLVVEPSSSVLSSDVIAH